The sequence AAGCACTGGACTTAACAAAgacagaaatacagaaatcagtagaACATGGATCCCAACCTAAAACTTACTCTCTTGTCATAAAGGAAAGGAGATAGGAGTTTTTGCATAAATAACAAGGTATCAAGACAGAATTAAATTCCAAGCTGGCTTTGAATGCTCTATTTTgccttaaaaatttatttactagTCTCAGTAATACATTAGTAAAAATCATGTCACTTAATTAATTGTGTTAGAATCAAAGAAACATAGAGTTGGGCAATATACTTCATCCTACCcatcccacccaaatcttactcTACTCATCTCATTCTCATTAATTTTGGGAAATCATCAGAAGATGTGTTCGTTGAGTaagagattaaaagaaataagCTTTTTGACCCCTGCCAACACCCCATCCCCAGGGTGGTCACCCTCCAATACAATAAGATGCCAGGAAGAGTAAGTTGCCCTTTCTGATGCCGTAATCTGCCATCATCTTCCCATCTTCCAGTCTCTTTCCATTGCAAGTCACAATCTGGGTCTCAGGGATTATACCCGTCTTAGTCTCGATCATTGCTTTCACTTGTGCCACTGAGCTGGACCTTCGCACCTGGAGGAGGTGCCTCTTTGCCTCATCACCTGACTCCACAAGAAACAAGGGCAGCTCCTCATCACTGGGCTTCACCACTTTCAGGGTAAGGTGGATGGTCTTCTCTTTGTCAGTGCCATAAGATGAGAGGCTTCTCCGTGGCTTTAAGATCTTGGAGCCCAGCAAAAGAACCTGGTCCTGCACAGGAACCTTGGTCTTAGACCGGAcatgttctttgatttttttcacgCTGTCATATGGGTTGGCATCAAAGGTCATTAAATCCCATTCCTCGGAACGGACATGCACCTGGGAAGTGAAAGCCACAAGACAGTTACCTAGGATGCCTTCCTCCTTTACACTTCTACTCCCCACCACAATGGCTCCCCCTCTTCCACTATCTATCTGGTCCTCTAGCTCCTATTCAGTAGCCAGTGTCCCTCTCTTTCTTGGAACTTCTTTTTTGGAATTACCAAGTTACAACACAAATAAGATAATTTGTCCCATTCCTTTATAATCACACCTTTTTTTCGATCTtgagaatggaaaataaaatcctGAGCCCCCAACCAACTGAACGGATGCTCTTTTGCTCAGGGGGACCCtagagaaactttaaaaacttaGTCATTGGGCCAAgggtggtggcttacacctgtaatcccagaactttgggaagctgaggcaggctgatcaattgatgctgggagttcgagaccagcctggtgaacttggtgaaactctgtctctactaaaaatacaaaaattagccaggcgtggtggcaagtccctgtaatcccagctactcaggaggctgaggcaggagaatcatttgaatccaggaggcagaggttgcagtgagtggagatggcactactgcactccagc is a genomic window of Homo sapiens chromosome 6 genomic scaffold, GRCh38.p14 alternate locus group ALT_REF_LOCI_4 HSCHR6_MHC_MANN_CTG1 containing:
- the UBD gene encoding ubiquitin D (The RefSeq protein has 2 substitutions compared to this genomic sequence), which produces MAPNASCLCVHVRSEEWDLMTFDANPYDSVKKIKEHVRSKTKVPVQDQVLLLGSKILKPRRSLSSYGIDKEKTIHLTLKVVKPSDEELPLFLVESGDEAKRHLLQVRRSSSVAQVKAMIETKTGIIPETQIVTCNGKRLEDGKMMADYGIRKGNLLFLACYCIGG